The Gemmata palustris genome includes a region encoding these proteins:
- a CDS encoding GNAT family N-acetyltransferase has translation MENIALPLRLATTADLLRLCELIDQSVRALGANYYTPAQIESALRYVFGPDTQLIADRTYFVIESEGGELIAAGGWSQRRTLYGGDQMKGADDPLLDPATEPARVRAFFVHPSWARRGLARQLFERCAADATRAGFRTLELMATLPGEPLYLALGFAPVERSAQKLPDGEVLPLVRMTRPLS, from the coding sequence GTGGAGAACATCGCACTTCCATTGAGGCTCGCGACGACCGCAGATCTGCTGCGATTGTGCGAGCTCATCGACCAATCCGTGCGGGCGCTCGGCGCGAACTACTACACTCCGGCACAAATCGAGAGCGCGCTCCGCTACGTCTTCGGGCCGGATACGCAATTGATCGCGGATCGGACCTATTTCGTCATCGAAAGCGAGGGCGGGGAACTGATTGCCGCGGGCGGATGGAGCCAACGCCGAACGCTCTACGGCGGCGACCAGATGAAAGGTGCCGACGACCCGCTTTTGGACCCGGCGACCGAACCGGCCCGCGTCCGGGCGTTCTTCGTACACCCCTCATGGGCGCGCCGCGGACTGGCCCGGCAGCTATTCGAGCGCTGTGCGGCCGATGCGACCCGGGCCGGCTTCCGCACTCTGGAACTCATGGCCACGCTGCCGGGCGAGCCGCTGTATCTCGCGCTGGGGTTCGCGCCCGTCGAGCGGAGCGCCCAGAAACTGCCCGATGGCGAAGTGCTCCCACTCGTGCGCATGACCCGACCACTTTCCTGA
- a CDS encoding DUF6939 family protein, translating to MPIVIENRRKKSTTLIKLWPDALVVDVTSKGPEPWVRFSPFFPHGGIPIPNTPERTAASVEGLWQGLKVFEKEDIDPAKWAITSMRNIKRAGRSRGVVRGHRFGISGDELIGYREARCRIYLPAYRWILENRLKQELEQLRAAADRGTVVLLDYETNADVEDLSSPLSHAALVKHYLEDTWPA from the coding sequence ATGCCCATTGTCATTGAAAACCGCCGAAAGAAATCCACCACGCTCATAAAGCTGTGGCCCGATGCGCTCGTTGTTGACGTCACATCAAAGGGGCCGGAACCGTGGGTGCGGTTCAGCCCGTTCTTCCCACATGGCGGAATCCCGATTCCGAACACGCCCGAACGGACTGCGGCCTCGGTGGAGGGGTTGTGGCAGGGATTGAAGGTGTTCGAGAAAGAGGACATCGATCCGGCGAAGTGGGCGATCACTTCCATGCGAAACATCAAGCGGGCCGGGAGGAGCCGCGGGGTGGTGCGGGGGCACCGGTTCGGTATAAGTGGCGATGAGTTAATTGGTTATCGCGAGGCGCGATGCCGCATTTACCTGCCCGCATACCGATGGATACTGGAAAACCGATTGAAGCAGGAACTGGAGCAACTCCGCGCGGCGGCCGACCGTGGGACCGTTGTGTTGCTCGACTACGAGACGAACGCGGACGTCGAAGACCTGTCGAGTCCGCTGTCCCACGCCGCGCTCGTGAAGCACTACCTCGAAGACACTTGGCCCGCATAA
- a CDS encoding metallophosphoesterase family protein gives MRAILSDVHGNIEALDAVLADIARLPVTSVTSLGDIVGYGPNPIECVTRAMTWDLSILGNHDHAVLFDPIGFSQTAEKAAIWTRAVLESARRDDMWAFLSERPKQSRDGAFLFVHGSARSPTNEYVFPEDVYNVTKMTKIGEHIERYCFAGHTHVPGVFIEPEPGAQWQFLSPEEIDFAWRLDERKTIVNVGSVGQPRDANWRACYVTLDGLDLVFRRVQYDVDATVAKIYAVPELNDFLGDRLREGR, from the coding sequence ATGCGGGCGATTCTGAGTGACGTTCACGGCAACATTGAGGCGCTCGACGCGGTCCTCGCCGACATCGCGCGGCTCCCGGTGACGTCCGTCACGAGTTTGGGCGACATCGTGGGCTACGGCCCGAACCCGATCGAGTGCGTCACGCGCGCGATGACCTGGGACCTCAGCATCCTGGGGAACCACGACCACGCGGTCCTGTTCGACCCGATTGGGTTCAGCCAGACCGCGGAAAAGGCCGCGATCTGGACCCGCGCGGTTCTGGAGAGCGCCCGGCGCGACGACATGTGGGCGTTCCTCTCCGAGCGCCCGAAGCAGTCCCGCGACGGCGCGTTCCTCTTCGTCCACGGGTCCGCGCGCAGCCCGACCAACGAGTACGTGTTCCCCGAAGACGTGTACAACGTCACGAAAATGACGAAAATCGGCGAGCACATCGAGCGCTACTGCTTCGCGGGGCACACGCACGTCCCCGGGGTGTTCATCGAGCCGGAACCGGGCGCCCAGTGGCAGTTCCTGTCTCCCGAAGAAATCGACTTTGCCTGGCGCCTCGACGAGCGCAAGACAATCGTGAACGTCGGCTCGGTGGGCCAACCACGCGACGCGAACTGGCGCGCATGTTACGTCACCCTCGACGGCCTCGATCTGGTTTTCCGGCGCGTACAATATGACGTGGACGCGACCGTGGCGAAGATCTACGCGGTACCCGAACTGAACGACTTCCTCGGCGACCGGTTGCGCGAGGGGCGGTAA
- a CDS encoding glycosyltransferase family 39 protein, whose translation MEITKNVPITNRIQPTVKLVTVVETGPVPAKTAAPRVAAALVALVLLGGGLRTAAFLTDRCLWIDEAMLALNLVDRSPAQLFDKLDYNQGAPVAFLLAAKASISAFGSSAWALRLVPFLASLAGMVAFTVVARRLLPPGAAVFATALFAVSPHIVSYAGECKQYQSDATLAIGLFAVSLGLLEGRGGFWRWGSLAVAGAAAVWCSHPSVFVLGGIGTALLVWGAVERDRARFMSASATVATWLVSFGACYLICLKQLGGNKYLTDYWAGHFLPLPPKGIGDLAWLVDHVVAFFVVPGGFGGLMVPLGGFAAVLALIGLREFARERWPVAVALTVPAVLVLLASGLHKYPIGGRLMLFMVPIAGLLVARGSWAVFEALNEKNRFAAVALLGLLVTASAWQTWDVLQRPLRDEQLNPVLERVRSEFQPGDRVYVYYGAGPGFAFYTRTQPFPADAVTLGEEHRDDPAGYLAEVEKLHGRVWVVFSHPHNYEETVIRTALDCHGKCEREVKKPGAGAYLYRLE comes from the coding sequence GTGGAAATAACCAAAAACGTACCAATCACGAACCGAATTCAGCCAACCGTGAAGCTGGTCACGGTCGTTGAAACCGGCCCCGTGCCGGCGAAAACCGCTGCACCGCGTGTAGCGGCCGCGCTGGTCGCCCTCGTCCTTCTGGGCGGCGGGTTGCGGACCGCCGCGTTCCTCACGGACCGGTGCTTGTGGATCGACGAGGCGATGCTCGCGCTCAACCTCGTGGACCGTTCGCCTGCCCAGCTTTTCGACAAACTTGACTACAACCAGGGGGCGCCGGTCGCGTTCCTCCTGGCCGCGAAAGCGAGCATCAGTGCGTTCGGGTCGAGTGCCTGGGCGCTACGCCTGGTGCCGTTCCTGGCGTCGCTCGCGGGGATGGTCGCGTTCACCGTGGTGGCCCGCCGCCTGCTCCCCCCTGGAGCGGCCGTGTTCGCGACCGCATTATTCGCGGTGTCCCCGCACATCGTGAGCTACGCGGGCGAGTGCAAACAGTATCAGAGCGACGCGACACTGGCGATCGGGCTGTTCGCGGTGTCGCTGGGGCTACTCGAAGGAAGGGGAGGCTTTTGGCGGTGGGGTTCGCTGGCCGTTGCGGGTGCAGCGGCGGTGTGGTGCTCGCACCCGTCCGTTTTCGTGCTCGGCGGGATCGGCACCGCGCTGCTGGTGTGGGGCGCGGTCGAGCGCGACCGGGCGCGGTTCATGTCGGCGAGTGCGACGGTGGCGACGTGGCTGGTGAGCTTCGGCGCCTGTTACCTGATCTGCTTGAAGCAACTGGGCGGGAACAAGTACCTGACCGACTACTGGGCCGGGCACTTTTTGCCGCTCCCGCCGAAGGGCATCGGCGACCTCGCGTGGCTCGTGGACCACGTGGTCGCGTTCTTCGTGGTGCCGGGCGGGTTCGGCGGGCTGATGGTGCCGCTCGGCGGGTTCGCGGCCGTGCTCGCGCTCATCGGGCTGCGCGAATTCGCCCGCGAGCGCTGGCCCGTGGCCGTTGCGCTCACGGTGCCGGCCGTTTTGGTGCTCCTCGCGTCCGGTCTGCACAAGTACCCGATCGGCGGCCGGTTGATGCTGTTTATGGTCCCGATCGCGGGGTTGCTCGTCGCACGCGGTTCGTGGGCGGTGTTCGAGGCGCTGAACGAGAAGAACCGGTTCGCGGCGGTCGCGCTCCTCGGGTTGCTGGTCACGGCCAGTGCGTGGCAGACGTGGGACGTGCTTCAACGGCCGCTCCGCGACGAACAACTGAACCCCGTACTCGAACGGGTGCGGAGCGAGTTCCAACCAGGTGATCGCGTGTACGTGTACTACGGTGCCGGTCCCGGGTTCGCGTTCTACACTCGCACCCAGCCGTTCCCCGCGGACGCCGTAACGCTCGGCGAGGAGCACCGGGACGATCCGGCCGGGTACCTCGCCGAAGTGGAGAAACTGCACGGGCGCGTGTGGGTCGTGTTTAGCCACCCGCACAACTACGAAGAAACGGTCATTCGGACCGCGCTCGATTGTCACGGAAAATGCGAGCGCGAAGTGAAGAAGCCCGGCGCGGGAGCTTACCTTTACCGTTTAGAGTGA
- the plsY gene encoding glycerol-3-phosphate 1-O-acyltransferase PlsY, protein MSSTVAALVPLVVAYLVGALPFGYLVGRARGVNLFHAGSGNIGATNAARVLGRSFGALVFALDFLKGVIPVAAAVPMANALAAGGASAFGSPDVLRVGAAALAFLGHMFPVYLGFRGGKGVATGAGTVFVLVPIPAALSILTWVVVLFASRFVSLASLAAATVLVAAHLVGAPAPFCESALPVTLYLVIGTALVFVKHRANVKRLLAGTENAVGEFSMRQPVLRSIHVLALGLWFGGAAFFNFGTATAIFASFKDVVNAGPSDRTAHEVIIPADAPQTRKDALASALAGSAVGPVFPRYFAMQAVCSVIALLTALSWWKLGGVHRWRVLVIAFALATVAVAWPISDEVTRLRLLRFNPDSTIADTAKAGFASWHLVSLGLSFVTVSTAGVALALAGRLPADTKSAV, encoded by the coding sequence ATGTCGTCGACCGTCGCCGCTCTCGTTCCGCTCGTCGTTGCTTATCTCGTTGGTGCGCTCCCGTTCGGCTACCTCGTTGGCCGCGCACGCGGAGTCAACCTCTTCCACGCCGGGAGCGGGAACATCGGCGCCACGAACGCGGCCCGCGTACTCGGCCGCTCGTTCGGTGCGCTCGTGTTCGCGCTCGATTTCCTGAAGGGTGTGATTCCCGTTGCGGCCGCGGTGCCGATGGCGAACGCGCTCGCCGCGGGCGGCGCGAGTGCGTTCGGCTCGCCGGACGTCCTGCGCGTCGGGGCCGCTGCGCTCGCGTTCCTCGGACACATGTTCCCGGTGTATTTGGGGTTCCGCGGGGGGAAGGGCGTCGCGACCGGGGCCGGGACCGTGTTCGTACTGGTGCCGATCCCGGCCGCGCTCTCGATACTAACGTGGGTGGTCGTACTGTTCGCGTCGCGCTTCGTGTCGCTCGCGTCGCTCGCAGCAGCTACGGTTCTGGTCGCCGCACACCTCGTTGGCGCACCAGCGCCCTTTTGTGAAAGTGCGCTGCCGGTCACCCTTTATCTTGTAATTGGTACTGCGCTGGTGTTCGTGAAGCACCGGGCCAATGTCAAGCGGTTGCTCGCGGGAACCGAGAACGCGGTAGGGGAGTTTTCGATGCGTCAGCCCGTTTTGCGAAGCATTCACGTCCTCGCGCTCGGACTCTGGTTCGGCGGGGCTGCATTCTTCAACTTCGGGACCGCAACGGCTATTTTCGCGTCGTTCAAGGACGTGGTGAACGCGGGGCCGTCGGACCGCACCGCGCACGAAGTCATCATTCCGGCCGATGCTCCGCAAACGCGGAAGGACGCGCTCGCGAGCGCCCTGGCCGGCTCTGCCGTCGGGCCGGTGTTTCCGCGCTACTTCGCCATGCAAGCCGTGTGCAGCGTGATCGCACTACTCACCGCACTGAGTTGGTGGAAGCTCGGTGGTGTACACCGCTGGCGCGTGCTCGTGATTGCGTTCGCGCTCGCAACCGTCGCGGTGGCGTGGCCGATTTCGGACGAAGTGACCCGGTTGCGGCTATTGCGATTCAACCCCGACAGTACGATCGCCGACACCGCGAAGGCCGGCTTCGCGTCGTGGCACTTGGTGAGTCTGGGACTAAGTTTTGTGACGGTGAGTACCGCGGGTGTTGCGCTCGCGCTCGCGGGTCGGCTACCGGCAGACACGAAATCCGCCGTATGA
- the rnc gene encoding ribonuclease III, with the protein MPPSDTLTGNRERAILGDCQEAIGYRFLKPELLRSALTHTSSANTRAASNERLEFLGDSVLGLVTCEQLFQRFPEYQEGDLTKVKSAVVSRKTCARFSQEIGLGDFLFLGRGVHTNGEMPLNILANVFESLIAAIFLDGGWGAAREFILRFITPEIERVARDAISANAKSQLQTVTQREFGDTPRYFLLDEQGPDNNKCFKVAAQVNDERFPAAWGSTKKEAELRAAMNALAHIHGEQLPFPSA; encoded by the coding sequence ATGCCTCCTTCGGACACACTCACTGGCAATCGGGAACGCGCGATCCTTGGGGACTGCCAGGAAGCGATCGGCTACCGATTTTTGAAGCCGGAACTGCTCCGGTCGGCCCTCACGCACACGTCCAGCGCGAACACGCGCGCCGCGTCCAACGAGCGGCTCGAGTTCCTCGGGGACAGCGTGCTGGGGTTGGTCACCTGCGAGCAGCTCTTCCAGCGGTTCCCGGAATACCAAGAGGGCGACCTCACGAAGGTGAAGTCGGCCGTCGTGAGCCGCAAAACGTGCGCGCGGTTCAGCCAGGAAATCGGCCTGGGTGATTTCCTCTTTCTCGGCCGGGGTGTTCACACCAACGGCGAGATGCCGCTGAACATTCTGGCCAACGTATTCGAGTCCCTGATCGCGGCCATTTTCCTCGATGGCGGATGGGGAGCCGCGCGGGAGTTCATCCTGCGGTTCATCACGCCCGAAATCGAGCGCGTGGCCCGCGACGCGATCTCCGCGAACGCGAAGTCGCAATTACAAACTGTGACACAGCGCGAGTTCGGCGACACCCCGCGTTACTTCCTGCTCGACGAACAGGGGCCGGACAACAACAAGTGCTTCAAGGTCGCGGCGCAGGTCAACGACGAGCGGTTCCCGGCCGCGTGGGGCAGCACCAAGAAGGAAGCCGAACTGCGGGCCGCGATGAACGCCCTGGCCCACATCCACGGCGAACAACTCCCGTTCCCGTCGGCCTGA
- a CDS encoding NAD(P)/FAD-dependent oxidoreductase → MSAQVDFLIVGQGLAGTALSWCLLQRGRSVLVVDRESGNSASRLAAGLVTPATGKRIAKSWRWAELFPAAVAFYRSREAELGDTFFRQRPALRFFIDARECEEYQRRAGGLLHGLVESTTDINPEWFDAPFGGFSMPAAARLDVSCYLNTSRAHFRARGAYRTAEVVPRDVELTTTGVRVSSLSVEARTVIFCRGFDAGTDPWFGSIKFNAAKGEILTVRVPGLTEDRVIHRGIWLAPIGNEVFRVGATYTWEPLDSAPTTEGRAEIESRLRAFLRLPFEVLDHNAAVRPVIDAGFPVLGRHPEHPQLAYFNGLGSKGSLLAPFFADQLASHLCGEGTIDPEVNVLKALCRP, encoded by the coding sequence ATGTCTGCGCAAGTCGATTTCCTCATTGTCGGGCAGGGGCTGGCCGGTACCGCGCTCTCGTGGTGCCTCCTCCAGCGCGGGCGAAGCGTACTCGTTGTGGACCGCGAGAGCGGCAACTCGGCGTCGCGCCTCGCCGCAGGGCTAGTCACCCCCGCGACCGGCAAGCGGATCGCGAAATCGTGGCGGTGGGCGGAGCTGTTTCCTGCAGCGGTCGCGTTCTATCGTTCGCGCGAAGCCGAACTCGGCGACACCTTCTTTCGCCAGCGCCCCGCGCTGCGATTCTTCATCGACGCCCGCGAGTGCGAGGAGTACCAGCGGCGCGCCGGTGGCCTCCTGCACGGCCTGGTCGAATCGACGACGGACATCAACCCGGAGTGGTTCGACGCTCCGTTCGGCGGGTTCTCGATGCCCGCCGCCGCGCGTCTCGATGTATCATGCTACCTCAACACATCCCGCGCGCACTTCCGCGCACGCGGCGCGTACCGCACAGCGGAGGTCGTGCCGCGCGACGTCGAACTTACAACGACCGGCGTGCGGGTATCGTCCCTCTCCGTCGAAGCACGAACGGTGATCTTCTGTCGCGGGTTCGATGCGGGCACGGACCCGTGGTTCGGGTCCATCAAGTTTAACGCGGCGAAGGGCGAAATCCTCACCGTGCGCGTTCCCGGACTTACAGAAGACCGGGTAATTCACCGCGGGATCTGGCTCGCGCCGATCGGCAACGAAGTGTTCCGCGTCGGCGCAACGTACACATGGGAACCCCTCGATTCGGCCCCCACTACCGAGGGGCGCGCGGAGATCGAGTCCCGGTTGCGCGCGTTCTTGCGCTTGCCATTTGAAGTGCTCGACCACAATGCCGCGGTGCGTCCCGTAATCGACGCGGGCTTCCCCGTACTGGGCCGGCACCCGGAGCATCCACAACTGGCGTACTTCAACGGCCTCGGCTCGAAGGGTTCGCTCCTCGCGCCGTTCTTCGCCGATCAACTCGCCTCGCACCTGTGTGGTGAAGGCACAATCGATCCCGAAGTGAACGTGCTCAAAGCGCTATGCCGCCCCTAA
- a CDS encoding TolC family protein — protein MSRSRWFKRALAGALTVSAAGGCKQQLFMEPADYKDAASLKLPASLEANPHGAIAPGQVDKLSGSTTTVIDFVRPPRHMTLRECAALALEQGNVGSQAPSNPGFKNEQAESFAGRNVSGTDSIRAFAIDPAIATAEIERSVSKFDARWITSMQWQKIDQPVAAQFLSFQQSRDAATFSSTLAKPLPTGGVAGITFSTDYSKFSQSSANQTSLVNPNYTPRVQLTVEQPLLRLFGVEMNQLSPSHPGSLLLQGVQSTGVGTEGILLTRLRLDQTRANFDILVNYMLLNVEAAYWNLYAAYYNLYAQEEGLRQAFEGYRYTYLRVEAGALRPQNLDQIQAQFERFRRQVYQARGQVLESERQLRGHIGLRSDDGVRLVPIDEPNLAPYKPDFQESANDAIAYRPDLLLARQDVKFRQLDLLLQKNLRRPDLRSFAQYDMAGLGTRLDGRAEDFGANGNTSPGNAFGNFIDNRFNSWTLGLRLDMPLGFRDANALVRQAQLNMSKSYIQLRDLELKSIEFLILQYRRVIQTHTEIAPARAERESLQRYVARIKAALLIEGPRAEDFLSNLTVQQQLAAAIAAETRAVADYNIALAQFEWAKGTIQPYNNVSVGDGQLPPWVSKRAKDHIRERTEAAIKLREQPLPAGGVAAGGHPISQAGGTASLIQLPPFAEKRDAVPEELPAMPEPKAPSTPGALRLGPTGTSTTNPAPEYFQPGGRVQLPPLPSGRPISSNTPPVTGTGSNSGGDYFRATGRATIPEPTPYRPAVNGTGAPATPTIPPGASANPGSEDYFKPGERVTLPPLPDASKPIGGASQSGPPLPAIPPTLPALPGGQ, from the coding sequence ATGAGCCGGAGCCGATGGTTCAAGCGGGCGCTCGCCGGGGCACTAACTGTTTCCGCCGCCGGTGGGTGTAAGCAGCAACTGTTTATGGAGCCCGCGGACTACAAAGACGCGGCCTCGCTGAAGCTGCCGGCGTCGCTGGAGGCGAACCCGCACGGCGCGATCGCCCCGGGGCAGGTCGACAAGCTGAGCGGGTCGACGACTACGGTCATCGATTTCGTGCGCCCGCCGCGCCACATGACGCTCCGCGAGTGCGCCGCGCTCGCGCTCGAGCAGGGCAACGTGGGCAGCCAGGCGCCGAGCAACCCCGGGTTCAAGAACGAGCAGGCCGAGTCGTTCGCCGGGCGCAACGTCAGCGGCACGGACTCGATCCGCGCGTTCGCCATCGACCCGGCCATCGCCACCGCGGAAATCGAGCGCTCGGTGAGCAAGTTCGACGCGCGCTGGATCACCTCGATGCAGTGGCAGAAGATCGACCAACCGGTCGCGGCCCAGTTCCTCTCGTTCCAGCAGTCCCGCGACGCGGCCACGTTCAGCAGCACGCTCGCGAAGCCGCTGCCCACGGGCGGCGTGGCCGGTATCACGTTCAGCACCGACTACTCGAAGTTCTCGCAGAGCTCCGCGAACCAGACGAGCCTGGTCAACCCGAACTACACGCCGCGCGTGCAGCTCACGGTTGAACAGCCGCTGTTGCGGCTGTTCGGGGTGGAGATGAACCAACTCTCCCCCTCGCACCCCGGGAGCCTGCTGCTCCAGGGCGTCCAGTCGACCGGGGTCGGGACCGAGGGCATCCTGCTCACGCGCCTGCGGCTCGACCAGACGCGGGCCAACTTCGACATCTTAGTCAACTACATGCTCCTGAACGTCGAAGCGGCGTACTGGAACCTCTACGCGGCGTACTACAACCTGTACGCCCAGGAAGAGGGCCTCCGACAAGCGTTCGAGGGCTACCGGTACACGTACCTTCGCGTCGAGGCCGGGGCGCTGCGCCCGCAGAACCTGGACCAGATCCAGGCCCAGTTCGAGCGGTTCCGGCGCCAGGTGTATCAGGCCCGCGGGCAGGTGCTCGAGAGCGAGCGCCAGTTGCGCGGCCACATCGGGCTGCGGAGCGACGACGGCGTCCGACTCGTTCCCATCGACGAGCCGAACCTCGCGCCCTACAAGCCGGACTTCCAGGAGTCGGCTAATGACGCCATCGCGTACCGCCCCGACCTGCTACTCGCTCGCCAGGACGTGAAGTTCCGGCAACTCGATTTGTTGCTCCAAAAGAACCTGCGCCGGCCCGACCTGCGGTCCTTCGCCCAATACGACATGGCCGGCCTCGGTACGCGGCTCGACGGGCGCGCAGAGGACTTCGGCGCCAACGGCAATACCAGCCCCGGGAATGCGTTCGGCAACTTCATCGATAACCGGTTCAACAGTTGGACCCTCGGGCTGCGGCTCGACATGCCGCTGGGGTTCCGCGACGCCAACGCGCTGGTGCGCCAGGCACAGTTGAACATGTCCAAGAGCTACATCCAGCTCCGGGACCTCGAACTGAAGTCCATCGAATTCCTGATCCTCCAGTACCGGCGCGTGATCCAGACGCACACGGAAATTGCCCCGGCCCGGGCCGAGCGCGAGTCCCTCCAACGGTACGTCGCGCGGATCAAGGCGGCCCTGCTGATTGAGGGGCCGCGTGCCGAGGACTTCCTCAGCAACCTGACCGTGCAGCAGCAGTTGGCGGCGGCGATCGCGGCCGAGACGAGGGCCGTGGCCGACTACAACATTGCCTTAGCTCAGTTCGAGTGGGCAAAGGGCACGATTCAGCCGTACAATAATGTGTCCGTCGGCGACGGGCAACTACCGCCATGGGTTTCCAAGCGGGCCAAGGACCACATCCGCGAGCGGACCGAAGCGGCCATCAAGTTGCGCGAGCAACCGCTCCCGGCCGGAGGGGTCGCGGCCGGTGGGCACCCGATCTCGCAAGCGGGCGGTACCGCGTCGCTGATCCAACTGCCGCCGTTCGCCGAGAAGCGCGATGCGGTACCGGAAGAGCTCCCGGCGATGCCGGAGCCCAAAGCCCCGAGCACGCCGGGGGCACTGCGGCTCGGGCCGACCGGAACCAGCACCACGAACCCGGCGCCGGAATACTTCCAACCGGGCGGCCGGGTCCAGCTCCCGCCGCTGCCGAGCGGGCGCCCGATCAGTAGCAACACGCCGCCCGTGACCGGCACGGGCAGCAACTCGGGCGGGGACTACTTCCGCGCCACCGGGCGTGCGACGATCCCCGAGCCGACGCCGTACCGCCCTGCAGTAAATGGTACGGGAGCACCCGCAACCCCAACCATCCCGCCCGGGGCCAGTGCTAACCCGGGTTCGGAAGACTACTTCAAGCCCGGCGAGCGCGTCACGCTCCCGCCCCTACCGGACGCGAGCAAGCCGATCGGTGGAGCAAGCCAGTCCGGTCCGCCGCTGCCCGCGATCCCGCCGACACTCCCGGCACTCCCGGGCGGGCAGTAA
- a CDS encoding acetate/propionate family kinase yields MAHPPGNNAGRVLVVNAGSSSTKFAAFTAGDAPQEVLRGKLERLDSASAVLDELEARGATTQLAGIGHRLVHGGPDRVASELVTPELLRDLKQLQPLDPTHLPAELELIAACAERFPGVPQVACFDTAFHRDLPAVARTLPVPRRYQAQGIRRYGFHGISYEYLMEELARVAGADAAHGRIVFAHLGSGASLAAVHNGKCVDTTMGFTPTGGLVMGTRTGDLDPGVLLHLSRAENLSADQLDKLVNRESGLLGISETSADTRELLACEATDPRAAEAIAVFCYQTRKWIGAMAAALGGLDTLVFSGGIGENAPEIRARICESLAFLGVSLVPARNTASAPVISPDGSSATVRVIRTNEEAMIARTVVRLLAR; encoded by the coding sequence ATGGCGCACCCACCCGGCAACAACGCGGGCCGCGTTCTCGTCGTCAACGCCGGCTCGTCGAGCACCAAGTTCGCGGCGTTCACCGCGGGCGACGCTCCCCAAGAAGTCTTGCGCGGGAAACTCGAGCGCCTCGACAGCGCGAGCGCCGTCCTCGACGAACTCGAAGCGCGCGGCGCGACGACGCAACTCGCGGGAATCGGGCACCGGCTCGTTCACGGCGGGCCGGACCGTGTGGCCTCGGAGCTGGTCACCCCCGAGTTACTCCGCGATCTAAAACAGCTCCAGCCACTCGACCCCACACACCTGCCCGCGGAACTCGAACTGATCGCGGCCTGCGCGGAGCGCTTCCCCGGCGTCCCGCAAGTGGCGTGCTTCGATACCGCGTTCCACCGCGACCTGCCCGCGGTTGCGCGAACGCTACCCGTTCCGCGACGGTACCAAGCGCAAGGCATCAGGCGCTACGGTTTCCACGGCATCTCTTACGAATATTTGATGGAGGAGCTCGCGCGCGTCGCGGGGGCGGATGCGGCGCACGGGCGCATCGTATTCGCACACCTCGGCTCCGGCGCGAGCCTCGCCGCCGTTCACAACGGCAAGTGCGTCGACACCACGATGGGATTTACCCCCACCGGTGGCCTCGTGATGGGCACGCGGACCGGCGATCTCGACCCCGGCGTGCTGCTCCATCTTTCGCGCGCCGAGAACCTGAGCGCGGACCAGCTCGATAAGCTCGTGAACCGCGAGTCCGGCTTACTCGGTATCTCCGAGACGAGCGCCGATACGCGCGAACTGCTCGCGTGCGAGGCCACCGATCCGCGCGCCGCCGAAGCGATTGCCGTGTTCTGCTACCAAACGCGGAAGTGGATCGGCGCGATGGCCGCCGCGCTCGGGGGGCTGGATACGCTCGTGTTTTCGGGCGGCATCGGTGAGAACGCGCCCGAAATTCGCGCCCGCATTTGCGAGAGTTTAGCGTTCCTCGGAGTGAGCCTCGTCCCGGCCCGCAACACCGCAAGCGCCCCCGTCATCTCCCCGGATGGTTCCTCGGCCACGGTGCGAGTCATCCGCACGAACGAGGAAGCCATGATCGCGCGAACTGTAGTACGGCTCCTCGCCCGTTAG
- a CDS encoding DUF7660 family protein — translation MSDATDPLDPATVHDRVSFLQFVRALAADYRRCAPNGRMACSDHPSPYSGLWENLDLGTFLDSGADWVEHLGSGGTDFPGADADFPAQPTWPAFAAFLFLCKSYYAGRDTQ, via the coding sequence ATGTCAGACGCCACGGACCCACTCGATCCGGCGACGGTTCACGACCGGGTCTCGTTCCTGCAATTTGTGCGGGCACTGGCCGCAGACTATCGCCGCTGCGCCCCGAACGGGCGAATGGCGTGTTCCGACCACCCGAGCCCATACTCCGGTCTCTGGGAAAACCTCGATCTCGGCACTTTTTTGGACTCCGGCGCGGACTGGGTGGAACACCTCGGATCGGGGGGCACCGACTTCCCGGGTGCCGATGCGGACTTCCCGGCCCAACCGACCTGGCCGGCATTTGCCGCGTTCCTGTTTCTGTGCAAGAGCTACTACGCGGGCCGGGACACACAATAG